One Romboutsia sp. 13368 genomic window carries:
- the cdaA gene encoding diadenylate cyclase CdaA, producing MLDINSFFSGFLDIIFRVNINDIVDILIIAYIFYKIFMFIKDTRAEQVLKGIVLLFVATQVSKVLKLHTLYWLLIKALDLGFIAALIIFQPELRAGLEHIGRTKFNFFQKNNISVSEEKFNRTVEEIVEALYSLSRQKIGALIILERNTKIGDIINTGTSIDGEVSRQLLINIFIPNTPLHDGAVVIRESQIKAASCFLPLTQSKDLSKELGTRHRAAIGVSEVSDCISLIVSEETGDVSIAKSGKIYRKISKDRMINILRSNLKINTQEKSFFKGGIFK from the coding sequence GTGTTAGATATAAATTCCTTTTTTAGTGGATTTTTAGATATTATTTTTAGAGTAAATATAAATGATATAGTGGATATATTAATCATAGCATATATATTTTATAAGATATTCATGTTTATAAAAGATACTAGAGCAGAGCAAGTTTTAAAAGGAATTGTTTTGTTATTTGTAGCTACACAAGTTAGTAAAGTTTTAAAATTACATACATTATATTGGTTATTAATAAAAGCTTTGGATTTAGGATTCATAGCTGCATTGATTATATTTCAGCCTGAACTTAGAGCAGGCCTTGAGCATATAGGAAGAACAAAGTTTAACTTCTTCCAAAAAAATAATATAAGCGTTTCAGAAGAAAAGTTTAATAGGACAGTAGAAGAAATTGTTGAAGCACTATATTCTTTATCTAGACAAAAGATAGGTGCACTTATCATATTAGAAAGAAATACTAAAATAGGTGATATAATTAATACTGGTACAAGTATTGATGGTGAAGTATCAAGGCAATTATTGATAAATATATTTATACCAAATACTCCATTACATGATGGAGCTGTTGTTATAAGGGAATCTCAAATAAAAGCAGCATCATGTTTTCTTCCATTAACACAATCGAAAGATTTAAGTAAAGAGTTAGGTACTAGACATAGAGCAGCAATAGGGGTTAGTGAAGTTTCTGACTGTATATCATTAATAGTTTCAGAGGAAACTGGAGATGTATCTATAGCTAAATCAGGTAAGATATATAGGAAAATATCAAAAGATAGAATGATCAATATATTAAGGAGCAATTTAAAAATTAATACTCAAGAAAAAAGTTTTTTCAAAGGTGGGATATTTAAATGA
- a CDS encoding CdaR family protein, with translation MMNKLKENTKVKLISLLSAIILWMYVMAVVDPDDTKLFEDVPVIITNLNELKDRDLVIYPEKELTTDIYVTGKLSNIQKVTKSDINVYGQIDNPIEGKNEIHLKLSTSQRISADFKNPVMVVTLEKIIEEERSITVNIEGSGKNNVDTIALDKNIDKVSISGPRTLVDEVKDVVGTVNVEGENKDFSQDIKLQPIDKKGNVVEGVELSQESIKANVTLLTKKEVPIKLNLQSNITNEIDRKNYTLSQNTVMITGKKDIIDPISYIDTQDINIDEILDGDSKDIYLNIPVGVTTNIKYITIKRELADNVVAEYKYTAQELEIRNNTNSIEENKIIIPDEISVSIEYINTIGPINKEDITLYIDLSELSSENNTCKINYESKYKIEKISINPDTIKVETA, from the coding sequence ATGATGAATAAATTAAAAGAGAATACTAAGGTAAAGTTGATATCCCTATTAAGTGCAATAATATTATGGATGTATGTTATGGCAGTAGTAGATCCTGATGATACAAAATTATTCGAGGATGTTCCAGTTATAATAACTAACTTAAATGAACTTAAAGATAGAGATTTAGTTATTTATCCAGAGAAAGAGCTTACTACAGATATATATGTTACAGGAAAGTTATCAAATATACAAAAAGTAACTAAGAGTGATATAAATGTATATGGTCAAATAGATAATCCTATAGAAGGTAAGAATGAAATACATTTAAAATTATCTACATCTCAGAGAATTAGTGCAGATTTTAAAAATCCAGTTATGGTTGTAACATTAGAAAAAATTATTGAAGAAGAACGTAGCATAACTGTAAACATAGAAGGTAGTGGTAAAAATAATGTAGACACTATAGCGCTAGATAAGAATATAGACAAAGTTAGTATATCTGGTCCTAGAACATTAGTAGATGAAGTCAAAGATGTTGTAGGAACTGTAAATGTAGAGGGTGAAAATAAAGATTTTTCTCAAGATATAAAACTACAACCTATAGATAAGAAGGGTAATGTTGTAGAAGGTGTAGAATTATCTCAAGAATCGATAAAAGCAAATGTAACATTATTAACAAAAAAGGAAGTTCCTATAAAGTTAAATTTACAGAGTAATATTACAAATGAAATTGATAGAAAAAATTATACTTTAAGTCAAAATACAGTTATGATAACAGGAAAAAAAGATATTATAGACCCTATTAGCTATATAGATACTCAAGACATAAATATAGATGAAATTTTAGATGGTGACTCTAAGGACATATACTTAAACATTCCAGTTGGAGTAACTACAAATATTAAGTATATTACAATAAAAAGAGAATTAGCAGATAATGTAGTTGCAGAATATAAATATACTGCTCAAGAACTAGAAATAAGAAATAATACAAATAGTATAGAAGAAAATAAAATTATTATTCCTGACGAAATTAGCGTTAGTATAGAGTATATAAATACTATAGGGCCGATAAATAAAGAAGATATAACTTTATATATTGATTTAAGTGAACTATCATCAGAAAATAATACTTGTAAAATAAATTATGAATCTAAGTACAAAATAGAAAAAATAAGTATAAACCCAGATACTATAAAAGTAGAAACAGCATAG
- the glmM gene encoding phosphoglucosamine mutase, whose amino-acid sequence MRKYFGTDGVRGVANTELTCELAYKLGRAGGYVLAQGKDKVKVIVGKDTRVSGDMLEAALISGLMSVGCDVVTVGVIPTPGVAYLTKKYEADCGVVISASHNPVEYNGIKFFNKDGYKLDDSVELEIENYIDNIEKVDFHPIGDKVGRKIFVHNAQRDYIDYLKSIVNVDFKGLKVVLDCANGAAYKVAPTIFSELGANVVTINSEPDGNNINDKCGSTHPEKLQKAVVENKANLGLAYDGDADRLIAVDENGNIVDGDHIMILSAIHLKNKGKLAQDTLVVTVMSNIGLTIAAKEHGINLATTAVGDRYVLEEMKNSGFNLGGEQSGHMIFLDYNTTGDGVLSSLVLAQIVLEEGKNLSDLAAVMTQYPQVLVNARIKNENKNRYMEYPEIKSEIERIEKLLDGCGRVLIRPSGTEPLVRVMLEGKEEGQIKELATNLANLIQEKLS is encoded by the coding sequence ATGAGAAAATATTTTGGAACTGATGGAGTAAGAGGTGTAGCAAATACAGAACTTACTTGTGAATTAGCATATAAATTAGGTAGAGCTGGTGGATACGTATTAGCTCAAGGTAAAGATAAAGTTAAAGTAATAGTTGGGAAAGATACAAGAGTTTCAGGGGACATGTTAGAAGCAGCATTAATATCAGGTCTTATGTCAGTAGGATGTGATGTTGTTACAGTTGGAGTAATACCAACTCCTGGTGTTGCATATTTAACAAAGAAATATGAAGCTGATTGTGGAGTTGTTATATCAGCATCTCACAACCCTGTTGAATACAATGGTATAAAATTCTTTAATAAAGATGGATATAAATTAGATGATTCAGTTGAATTAGAAATAGAAAATTATATAGATAATATAGAAAAAGTAGATTTCCATCCAATTGGAGATAAAGTTGGAAGAAAAATATTTGTTCATAATGCACAAAGAGACTATATAGACTATTTAAAATCTATAGTAAATGTAGATTTTAAAGGTTTAAAAGTAGTATTAGACTGTGCTAATGGAGCTGCATATAAGGTTGCACCAACAATATTTAGCGAATTAGGAGCGAATGTAGTAACTATAAATAGTGAACCAGATGGAAATAATATAAATGATAAATGCGGATCTACACATCCAGAAAAGTTACAAAAGGCTGTTGTAGAAAATAAAGCTAATTTAGGTCTTGCATATGATGGAGACGCAGATAGATTAATAGCTGTTGATGAAAATGGAAACATTGTAGATGGAGATCATATAATGATATTAAGTGCTATACACTTAAAAAATAAAGGGAAATTAGCACAAGATACATTAGTTGTTACAGTTATGAGTAATATAGGACTTACTATAGCTGCAAAAGAACACGGCATAAATCTAGCTACTACTGCAGTAGGAGATAGATATGTACTAGAAGAAATGAAAAACAGTGGATTTAATCTTGGTGGAGAGCAATCAGGTCATATGATATTCTTAGATTATAATACAACTGGAGACGGAGTTTTAAGTTCTTTAGTATTAGCTCAAATAGTATTAGAAGAAGGTAAAAACTTATCAGATCTTGCAGCTGTAATGACTCAATACCCACAAGTATTAGTTAATGCTAGAATAAAGAATGAAAATAAGAATAGATATATGGAATATCCAGAAATAAAATCTGAGATAGAAAGAATAGAAAAATTACTAGATGGATGTGGAAGAGTCTTAATAAGACCATCAGGAACAGAGCCATTAGTAAGAGTTATGTTAGAAGGTAAAGAGGAAGGTCAAATAAAAGAATTAGCAACAAACTTAGCTAATCTTATACAAGAAAAATTATCATAG